Proteins encoded together in one Chitinophaga varians window:
- a CDS encoding helix-turn-helix transcriptional regulator → MSTYTVLSEAASLEEKLQALQAIERELPAVFIVMNVEKDYVEYMSENGRQQLDVSMEDLRAMGHNYYDTYFNPHDVADYLPKVTAMLTASPEKDMAITFFQQVRLARHLDWSWHLGTTRVFMRNALGAPTHVITCAIPIDPLHHVTSKVNRLLEENNFLRRNQHIFAALTKREKEILRLMALGLSASEIAEKVHISEKTAVTHRRNIKSKIGAQSGYDLTSFAQAFDLI, encoded by the coding sequence ATGAGTACGTATACCGTATTATCCGAGGCTGCCAGTCTTGAAGAAAAGCTGCAGGCCCTTCAGGCCATAGAGCGCGAACTGCCGGCCGTATTTATCGTTATGAACGTGGAGAAGGATTATGTAGAATATATGTCTGAAAACGGAAGGCAACAGCTGGACGTTTCCATGGAGGACCTTCGGGCCATGGGCCACAATTATTATGATACTTATTTCAATCCGCATGATGTGGCAGACTATCTGCCTAAGGTGACCGCCATGCTTACCGCATCGCCGGAGAAGGACATGGCCATTACCTTTTTTCAGCAGGTGAGACTGGCCCGTCACCTGGACTGGTCCTGGCATCTGGGCACCACGCGGGTGTTCATGCGGAATGCCCTGGGAGCACCTACGCATGTGATCACCTGCGCCATTCCCATTGATCCCCTGCATCATGTGACCAGCAAGGTAAACCGGCTACTGGAGGAAAATAATTTCCTGCGGCGCAACCAGCATATTTTTGCGGCACTGACCAAACGGGAGAAAGAGATCCTCCGGTTAATGGCCCTTGGCCTCAGTGCCAGCGAAATAGCGGAAAAAGTGCATATCTCCGAAAAAACAGCCGTCACCCACCGACGGAATATCAAAAGTAAAATCGGCGCCCAGTCGGGCTACGACCTGACCAGC
- a CDS encoding Crp/Fnr family transcriptional regulator, translated as MKKTIVCFNESILHRSQLDSTSKELMWNAAQIQLVKLGDHLLRAGQTCQHVWLVEKGACRAFYEHHTRDVNTAFFFENNFITNMKSLRNNEPSAYHLATTERSVLLRWHKDTLAALYQQSPAIAAFGREQLELLAIAGETHADWLKTHTPEERYQYVLTHHPQLVQRVSLTQLSSYIGISRETLSRIRRRVL; from the coding sequence ATGAAAAAAACAATCGTTTGTTTCAACGAATCCATCCTCCACAGGTCGCAACTGGACAGTACTTCCAAAGAACTCATGTGGAACGCGGCACAAATCCAGTTGGTCAAACTGGGTGACCATCTCCTGCGGGCCGGCCAAACCTGTCAACATGTATGGCTCGTGGAGAAGGGCGCCTGCCGGGCGTTTTACGAGCACCACACCCGCGATGTCAACACCGCTTTTTTCTTTGAAAACAACTTTATCACCAACATGAAAAGCCTGCGGAACAATGAACCTTCGGCCTATCACCTGGCCACTACAGAGCGTTCCGTGCTTCTTCGCTGGCATAAGGACACTCTTGCCGCACTCTATCAGCAATCACCCGCCATCGCCGCTTTTGGCCGCGAACAGCTGGAACTACTGGCCATTGCCGGTGAAACACATGCCGACTGGCTCAAAACACATACCCCGGAAGAGCGCTACCAGTACGTATTAACACATCATCCTCAACTGGTACAACGTGTATCTCTTACACAACTTAGTTCCTATATCGGCATCTCCCGCGAAACGCTCAGCCGTATACGCCGCCGCGTTTTGTGA
- a CDS encoding ester cyclase gives MHLSEQKDLIVRFINEVWNNGNTANLDTFLHPAFKDYSLPASLPADANGLKQWVSMVHESFQPLSVIEEHLAEPGHCMVRISMHMKHTGLWRGIPATGQTAITSGFRSFAIKDGRIIEHRTLVDGNTLERQLKASADITGCQPKTTVNGQLPG, from the coding sequence ATGCATCTCTCTGAGCAAAAAGACCTGATCGTCCGCTTCATCAACGAAGTCTGGAATAACGGCAATACCGCCAACCTGGATACTTTTCTGCATCCCGCCTTTAAAGATTATTCGCTCCCGGCCAGCCTCCCGGCAGACGCCAACGGCCTGAAACAATGGGTATCCATGGTGCATGAATCGTTCCAGCCACTGTCTGTCATTGAGGAACACCTCGCCGAACCCGGCCATTGCATGGTCCGCATCTCCATGCACATGAAACATACCGGCTTGTGGCGAGGTATCCCTGCAACAGGACAAACCGCCATCACCAGCGGCTTCCGCTCCTTCGCCATCAAAGATGGCCGGATCATCGAACACCGGACACTGGTGGACGGCAACACCCTGGAACGGCAACTAAAGGCGTCAGCTGATATTACCGGATGCCAGCCCAAAACAACTGTCAACGGACAACTTCCGGGATAG
- a CDS encoding helix-turn-helix transcriptional regulator encodes MKSKLLREITPLTQSDCFTLFSREKTAFDFPLHYHEEFELNFIQHATGARRIIGDHIEDIEDLELVLVGPNLQHGWFTHKHQGGIIKEITIQFHRDLFDEKFLQRNQMSFIKNMFERSLRGILFSPDTTRQIMPRLVHLPQKQGFDSVLELMSVLHDLSTSRNMRILSDASFSNLETFSYNSRRVQKVMHYLNHNFDKNISLHEAAKLAAMTDVAFSRFFKARIGKTFVDTLIEIRLGHASRMLIETTHTVNEIAYKCGFNNISNFNRIFKKKKDCTPKEFRMTYTASGTRTFV; translated from the coding sequence ATGAAAAGCAAATTACTGCGCGAGATTACCCCGCTAACACAAAGCGATTGTTTTACCCTCTTCTCCCGGGAGAAGACAGCTTTCGATTTTCCGCTGCACTATCATGAAGAATTCGAGCTCAACTTCATCCAGCACGCAACCGGCGCGCGGCGCATCATCGGCGATCATATTGAGGATATTGAAGACCTGGAACTGGTGCTGGTAGGGCCCAACCTGCAACATGGCTGGTTCACCCACAAACATCAGGGCGGCATTATCAAGGAAATCACTATTCAGTTTCACCGCGACCTGTTCGATGAAAAGTTCCTGCAGCGCAACCAGATGAGCTTCATCAAAAATATGTTTGAACGCTCGCTCAGGGGTATCCTGTTTTCCCCCGATACCACACGGCAGATCATGCCCCGGTTGGTGCACCTGCCACAAAAACAAGGTTTCGATTCAGTATTGGAACTAATGTCCGTACTGCATGACCTGTCTACCAGCCGCAACATGCGCATCTTATCAGACGCCAGTTTCAGCAACCTGGAAACATTTTCGTATAACAGTCGCCGTGTGCAGAAGGTAATGCATTATCTCAATCACAACTTCGACAAGAATATTTCCCTGCACGAGGCCGCTAAGCTGGCAGCTATGACAGACGTGGCTTTCAGCCGTTTCTTTAAAGCGAGGATTGGTAAAACGTTTGTGGACACACTGATAGAAATAAGGCTGGGGCATGCCTCCCGGATGCTGATAGAGACCACGCATACCGTTAATGAGATAGCTTATAAATGCGGGTTCAACAATATCTCCAATTTCAACCGCATCTTTAAAAAGAAGAAGGACTGTACACCCAAAGAGTTCCGGATGACTTACACAGCCTCCGGAACACGGACATTTGTATAA
- a CDS encoding redoxin domain-containing protein, with protein sequence MSTLHRYADYLPAPIADQFPSPVKNREHIRPLIPGQFFSDFYLEDEQVINRGPLLKDATGVTSLHLLTAQPLVVAFYSVNWNGYGDALIAELIEKHAAIEAAGARLLVLSSESKKHFAEFNREPLPFDVVRDAQHRIARKAGIYKETDPIWGRVAGVNADVPVPAVYLITPSLEITYSFTDIYLEQKFSADELLSVVDKQLAISA encoded by the coding sequence ATGTCTACCTTACACCGTTACGCAGACTACCTGCCAGCCCCGATTGCCGATCAGTTCCCCAGTCCGGTAAAGAACCGGGAGCATATCCGTCCGTTAATACCCGGACAGTTTTTTTCGGATTTTTACCTGGAAGATGAGCAGGTGATCAACCGTGGCCCTTTGCTGAAAGATGCGACAGGCGTTACTTCCCTGCATTTACTGACAGCGCAGCCGTTGGTGGTGGCATTTTATTCTGTGAACTGGAATGGTTACGGAGATGCGCTGATAGCCGAACTAATTGAGAAACATGCTGCCATAGAAGCTGCCGGAGCGCGTTTGCTGGTACTGTCCAGCGAAAGCAAAAAGCACTTCGCCGAATTCAACCGTGAGCCGCTGCCTTTTGACGTGGTACGGGATGCCCAGCATCGTATAGCCCGGAAGGCCGGTATTTACAAAGAAACTGATCCTATCTGGGGCCGTGTTGCCGGCGTAAATGCGGACGTGCCTGTTCCGGCAGTTTATCTGATCACTCCTTCCCTCGAAATCACCTATAGCTTTACAGATATTTACCTGGAACAAAAGTTCTCTGCAGACGAGCTGTTGTCTGTAGTGGACAAACAACTGGCCATCAGTGCGTAA
- a CDS encoding acyltransferase family protein encodes MQTTTCRLAYLDWLRALAILGIFLFTAARPFTPPATSEQPDQVNYMLNSSCIPLLFFLSGAASLHMALKRNNTKMVLLWIRRLLAPLLTSLFGLLPLLIWLGHWESGSTGTLWSYYGTAVKQALHPANWYHLWVVVCLALYMVMMLPLFRWLRKASARKFQQSLLWFVPGQRIFLLLLPIAALFITGLLLGSSGHLLVFLYWWLLVVLGFFCMMQPQLMDSLERNRRYSLILLLIAVSLVIAGQNYHAGPLAALMMEPVHAGLWVFCLTGYGKRYLDHEHRLRTYVNLFAWPFYLLQQPLIIIIAGFVLNWQYPPVLEYIFVTLSSWLLAVIIFNVLIKPFVITRFFFGVKPGTPPVATGKVVKVQLPQSEFFY; translated from the coding sequence ATGCAAACAACAACCTGCCGACTGGCTTACCTCGACTGGCTCAGGGCACTGGCCATACTGGGCATTTTCCTGTTTACCGCAGCCCGGCCGTTTACGCCGCCCGCTACCAGCGAACAGCCTGACCAGGTAAATTATATGCTCAACAGCAGCTGTATTCCCCTGCTGTTTTTCCTCTCCGGGGCCGCCTCCCTGCACATGGCCCTAAAACGTAACAACACCAAAATGGTGCTGCTATGGATACGCCGGCTACTGGCGCCGCTGCTCACCAGCCTGTTCGGGCTGCTGCCGCTCCTCATCTGGCTTGGCCATTGGGAAAGCGGCAGCACCGGAACGCTCTGGTCCTACTACGGCACGGCGGTAAAACAGGCACTGCATCCGGCCAACTGGTACCATCTCTGGGTGGTAGTATGTCTGGCCCTTTATATGGTGATGATGCTTCCGCTGTTCCGTTGGCTGCGAAAGGCTTCGGCGCGTAAGTTTCAACAATCGCTGCTGTGGTTCGTTCCCGGTCAACGGATATTTCTCCTTCTGCTGCCCATAGCGGCCCTGTTCATTACGGGGCTGCTGCTGGGTTCCTCCGGGCACCTGCTCGTTTTCCTGTACTGGTGGCTGCTGGTAGTACTCGGCTTCTTTTGTATGATGCAACCCCAACTGATGGACAGTCTTGAACGTAACCGCCGCTACTCCCTGATATTATTGCTGATCGCCGTTTCCCTTGTCATCGCCGGACAAAACTATCATGCCGGCCCGTTGGCAGCACTGATGATGGAGCCCGTACACGCCGGCCTCTGGGTGTTTTGCCTCACAGGTTACGGTAAAAGATACCTCGACCATGAACATCGCCTTCGGACGTACGTCAATCTCTTTGCGTGGCCTTTTTACCTGCTGCAACAACCGCTGATTATCATTATAGCAGGCTTTGTGCTCAACTGGCAATATCCGCCGGTACTGGAATACATTTTTGTGACGCTGAGCAGCTGGCTTTTAGCTGTCATTATTTTTAATGTGTTGATCAAACCTTTTGTGATCACCCGTTTTTTCTTTGGCGTAAAACCCGGCACACCGCCGGTCGCCACCGGCAAAGTGGTGAAAGTGCAACTGCCCCAGTCCGAGTTTTTTTACTAA
- a CDS encoding sensor histidine kinase: MEQFWRKYIFPVVYAFLIYVSMRLINAVLTGFRFWERPLLETSIECVLLSTGYIYAWMLNYLLQYYQRQPKPGPVIREYLVVSAVIIAFTDGIILPIQHFTGERGCQLYDVINLTLIPTLFYLLYYVIKRANASLRKSYEQQLLLEKISNDQLQTELRFLKAQFHPHFLFNALNTVYFQMDESVGTAKHTVEKLSELLRYQLYDHQQTVAVGKELQYLQSYIDLQRSRMNEHLRLTVEIDDQLNKQSVYPLLLLPLVENAFKYAGGEYWINISASLRDDWLVFHVSNAIPAIEMKQKKGGIGLENLRRRLALLYPGKHELAICNSRENYSADLKIAL, translated from the coding sequence ATGGAACAGTTCTGGCGCAAATACATTTTCCCGGTCGTATATGCCTTCCTGATTTATGTCAGCATGCGCCTGATCAATGCCGTGCTTACCGGCTTCCGATTTTGGGAACGGCCGTTGCTGGAAACGTCTATAGAATGCGTACTGCTGTCAACAGGATACATTTACGCCTGGATGCTGAACTACCTGCTGCAGTATTATCAACGCCAACCCAAGCCCGGCCCCGTGATCAGGGAATACCTGGTGGTATCGGCAGTGATCATCGCCTTCACCGACGGCATCATCCTGCCTATCCAGCATTTCACCGGAGAGCGGGGATGCCAGCTGTATGATGTGATCAACCTGACGCTGATACCAACCTTGTTCTATCTGTTGTACTATGTGATCAAACGTGCCAACGCCTCCCTGCGGAAAAGCTATGAACAGCAACTGTTGCTGGAGAAAATCAGCAACGACCAGCTCCAGACAGAGCTCCGTTTCCTCAAAGCCCAGTTCCATCCGCATTTCCTGTTCAATGCACTGAACACCGTCTATTTCCAGATGGACGAAAGCGTAGGCACCGCCAAACATACCGTGGAAAAACTGTCCGAACTGCTGCGCTACCAGCTGTACGACCATCAGCAAACCGTTGCCGTGGGAAAAGAACTGCAATACCTGCAATCCTATATCGACCTGCAACGAAGCCGTATGAACGAACACCTCCGGCTGACCGTGGAAATCGACGACCAGCTGAACAAACAAAGCGTATACCCGTTATTGTTATTACCACTGGTGGAAAACGCATTCAAATACGCCGGCGGCGAATACTGGATCAATATCTCCGCCAGCCTCCGGGACGATTGGCTGGTATTTCATGTCAGCAACGCCATACCTGCCATAGAAATGAAACAGAAAAAAGGCGGCATTGGCCTGGAAAACCTGCGCCGACGCCTTGCCCTCCTTTACCCGGGCAAACATGAACTGGCCATCTGCAACAGCCGCGAGAACTATTCGGCAGACCTAAAAATTGCGTTATGA
- a CDS encoding LytR/AlgR family response regulator transcription factor has product MKISCIITDDEPVARKGLAGYVEKIDFLSLAGVCEDALSLNNLLRHQPADLLFLDIEMPYINGVELLESLPHPPKVIFTTAYEQYALKGFELDAIDYLMKPISFERFLKAANRAREVLAPSTHVPVAERDIYIKTGEKLVRVLLEDIIFIEAMENYVYIHTTHGRYLTHSTLKAVAENVTGPEFVQTHKSYIINTRKITSIEGNRIMMGQASVPVSRGLKDSVMNTILKDKLLKK; this is encoded by the coding sequence ATGAAGATCAGCTGTATTATCACCGACGATGAACCTGTAGCCCGTAAAGGACTGGCCGGATATGTGGAAAAAATAGACTTTCTCTCCCTGGCAGGCGTCTGCGAAGACGCCCTGTCGCTCAATAACCTCCTCCGCCACCAACCGGCCGACCTGCTCTTCCTGGATATTGAAATGCCTTATATCAACGGCGTGGAACTACTGGAAAGCCTGCCTCATCCGCCAAAAGTGATCTTTACCACCGCCTACGAACAGTACGCCCTCAAAGGCTTTGAACTGGACGCCATCGACTATCTCATGAAACCCATCTCTTTTGAACGCTTCCTGAAGGCCGCCAACCGGGCCCGGGAGGTATTGGCCCCCTCAACGCACGTTCCTGTGGCAGAAAGGGACATCTACATTAAAACCGGGGAAAAACTGGTCCGTGTACTGCTGGAAGACATTATCTTTATAGAAGCGATGGAAAACTACGTATATATCCATACCACGCACGGCCGGTACCTGACCCATTCCACCCTGAAAGCGGTAGCGGAAAACGTAACCGGTCCGGAATTTGTTCAGACCCATAAATCGTATATCATCAACACCCGGAAAATCACCAGTATAGAAGGCAACAGGATCATGATGGGACAGGCTTCCGTACCGGTGTCCAGAGGACT